The following proteins are encoded in a genomic region of Populus trichocarpa isolate Nisqually-1 chromosome 13, P.trichocarpa_v4.1, whole genome shotgun sequence:
- the LOC18104545 gene encoding LOW QUALITY PROTEIN: trans-resveratrol di-O-methyltransferase (The sequence of the model RefSeq protein was modified relative to this genomic sequence to represent the inferred CDS: deleted 1 base in 1 codon): MELINEESASELLQAQTHVWNHIFYFINSMTLKCAVQLGIPDVIQKHGKPMTLSELVSALPIHPSKAQYVHRLMRILVHSGFFSQQNLNDIHNQDAYSLTQSTRLLLKDNPWSMRPLLLVFLDPVLTKPWDCLSTWFQNDDRNAFSVAHENTFWEYAGQDPRINNLFNDAMARDSILVSKVVVCKCKGIFDGVNSLVDVGGGLGTMAKGIAEAFPHMDCTVFDLPHVVSDLQGSKNLKYVGGDMFEAVPPADAILLKWILHDWSDEDCVKILRRCKQAIMSTGQQKAGKVIIIDMVRENLNGDEGSIETQLLFDLQLMVGFSGMERNEKEWAKLFFDAGFLNYKIHPVLGTRALIELYP, translated from the exons ATGGAGTTGATTAATGAGGAAAGTGCTAGTGAGCTACTTCAAGCTCAAACTCATGTGTGGAATCATATATTCTACTTCATAAACTCCATGACTTTGAAATGTGCTGTTCAACTAGGCATACCAGATGTGATCCAAAAACATGGCAAACCCATGACCCTCTCTGAGCTTGTT TCTGCCCTACCAATCCACCCATCAAAAGCTCAATATGTCCACCGCCTTATGCGTATTCTCGTGCACTCTGGTTTCTTTTCCCAGCAAAATCTTAATGACATTCACAACCAAGATGCCTATTCCCTTACCCAATCCACTCGTCTCCTACTCAAGGACAATCCCTGGAGTATGAGACCTCTTTTACTTGTGTTTCTCGACCCAGTTCTGACAAAACCATGGGATTGCTTGAGCACTTGGTTCCAAAATGATGATCGCAATGCATTTAGTGTTGCCCATGAAAATACATTTTGGGAGTACGCTGGCCAAGATCCAAGAATCAACAATCTCTTTAATGATGCCATGGCTAGAGATAGCATACTAGTTAGTAAGGTGGTTGTATGCAAATGTAAAGGCATCTTTGATGGGGTGAATTCTTTGGTGGATGTCGGGGGAGGCTTAGGAACTATGGCCAAGGGCATTGCTGAAGCATTTCCCCACATGGACTGCACCGTGTTTGATCTCCCCCATGTGGTTTCTGACTTGCAAGGCAGCaaaaatttgaagtatgtaGGGGGGGATATGTTCGAGGCAGTTCCTCCAGCAGACGCAATTTTACTCaag TGGATACTGCATGACTGGAGTGATGAAGACTGCGTGAAAATACTTAGACGATGCAAACAAGCAATTATGAGTACGGGACAGCAGAAAGCTGGGAAGGTGATAATTATAGATATGGTGAGAGAGAACCTGAATGGAGACGAGGGGTCAATTGAAACGCAGCTACTTTTTGATCTACAATTGATGGTGGGTTTTAGTGGCATGgagagaaatgaaaaggagtggGCTAAGCTCTTCTTTGATGCTGGTTTCCTCAATTATAAGATACACCCTGTGCTAGGCACAAGAGCTCTCATTGAGCTTTATCCTTGA